The genome window GGTGTGCATGTTACTGAGGCTGGGCCAGACAGAATCCTTGCTAGAATAATTAAAACTCTGGAAGACAATCCAAAAACATACAAAAGAGATAGGgtcatacacacaaacacagaaacaGTGATATGATGTGAAGTGGTAAGAAAGAAAGATGCAGAAAATAGAGAGATGCAGATACATGACAAAGGTGTAGAGAGAGAAAAGTcgattctctttctcttctgtccaCCCACCCCTACATGGCACACAGTGGTGCTTCTAGTCTCCTTCTGGTCCTCAGTTGGCTGGTTCACCCCAAAATAGTTTCCTTCATTCTGCAGTGGTTCCTACCTCTACTCATTTAAGGAGGTTCAGAGTACAGATAACTCATAATCATGTttaattatgattaaaaaaaaaaactctacagcCTGGTAAATGATTTCAATGTGCTTCTGCACACTCTGTTGGGTAAAAATGGGAGCAGAGGAAGCTCTTGGGGTCTGAGTAGATGCAGCTGACAATGCACAGGCAGAGGCTCCAGGGTCAGTGGAGGAAGCAGCATCACAGCCAGATCCTTGGTTGGGGGATGGCCATGGGAAATGACCTGGTGATTGACTCTGATCTCAGAGTGGGACAGGCTGACAGGCATCTGGGAATTCCGGGCAAGGACAGACACGCATTATAGAAGAGCAAACACCAATCCCAAAATATCCTCAGGAGTCAGCGCATGAGCCCTGTAGAAGAGAGAGAGTGATCAGCACACAGGACCCACACTTCAACCTGACAAGGAGGCATGGGAAGCCAGGGAGCAGCTCTTGTCCTTCTGGGGGAtatgaagatttttatttttagtagatTTAATGATAGCTCACCTTCTTTCCACCACATTCAATCACTTATAAATGCCCACAGGCAGTAGCCACCAACACATGGCACAAAGTGGGCAGCATCCTGGTGTTCATCTTTCAAACCAGAGCTCTGGCTCCAAGTTTCACAGAAAGATGCCATCAAAGTTATGGCCTGGTTCTGGGGAACAACTTCAGGagttgattacagaacttcctaCATAAACTTCTTCCCTAACTCTTGATTCCATAACAGGGAACAGGTCATGAAAGAGACCCTGCACCCAGGCACACTCAACTCACACCCTTCCCTCCTTTACCTGTCCCTACAATCCCCACTgacacagaacagaaatagagcaCCTGCTGGTAGGGGCCCACAGTGTCCTACAAAAGATCTCATGACACAAACAGCCACTGCCTTACTCACCCCAAAGAGAAATGAGATTAGCAACTCAAGGGGAAATGCATTTCTTTCTTATCCATTGACCACAGGACTTAACTGCCCTAAGCTAAAATTCCCCCAAATGAATGAAGCTGTCActagaaggaaaggaggaagtttTCAGAAAGGAGCCCACGAGACAATGATGAACTTTAAGGAAGTCTTAGAATAAATTGCACCTGTCATCTCCGTGGCAGGGCTACCCTTTCAAACCAGTAAAGTCAGATTCCAATGTCGCCCTAGGTTGTTCATTatctcccacccccagcctcaccTCCTCCTTTCAGGATCAGGAGGAAAGAGCTACATCTAGAGGCAGAGGCTTTCCTGAACAGAGGGTCTCAATCACAGCCCATCTTCCCATTTCCCCAGAGTTCCTTACCCTTCTGGCTCCTGTGATGGACAATGAGGCCCAGCCCGAGGAAGATCAGCCCCAGCACGAAGCCCCCAACACCACTCAGCATCTTGCTCTGGGCAGATTCAGACTGTGCCCCtgggaagcagagcctgagagtCAGCGTTTGTCCCCACATCTCACAGTGTCCCTTTAGGAAGCTTGAGGTCTAGTCTGAGGTATAGGGGGTGGAGATGTCAGGGGAAACTGGCTCTCCATTCTGACCACCCCCACAGAAGGGACCCGCCAACAGACCTTTGGACACAGTGGGCAGGTGAGAGAAGGTGAAAGTGGATCCCTGCTCTCAGGGACACTTCCATAACCTTAGACCTTAAGACTGTGGTCACCAGTCAGTTCTACAGAGCTACTaggctgggctctggggccaTGATGTGTAGAGTGAGCTCCCTGTATGTGAAAACACAATGTGATTTGGTTCTTCTGATGCCTGTGCTAGGAGGCATGAGCACTCTTGTGTCCTGTGATTTCAGTAGTGAGGCTGGGGACAAGGGATGAGAGGGCATGGACCGGGGAAGCTCTGCTCTGTCCTGAAGGGCCCACAATGAAAGGAAACCAAGCACCCTTACGCCAATCCACCGAGACGGGGCTCTGGAGGCTGGGGTGCTCCACGCGGCAGGTGTAGACATCTCCTCGCTGGGGTGTCATTTCCAGCATCACGAGGATCTGGAAGGTCCAGTCCCCATTCCTAATAACAGGGGTGGCCACAACCCTGGCTGTCTCCTCCTGGTCATTCCGGAACCACCGAACCTTGATCTTGCTTGGGTAGAAATCTGTCACTGAGCAGACCAGCAGGTTGTGGTGGTTCAGAGCCTCAGTCCTGGACGGGGAGATGGTCACTATAGGTTCCACTGAGGGAGGAACAGACAGGAAAAGACACAGTAAGACATGAGACCACACAGCACATCTCCCATGGGCAGGAGTCCTTTCTTGGTACCAGAGTAGAAAGATCCTTGGATTCCAAGCCTTGGATTTAGATCCATGCTGGGCCACTTCATTAACTTGAATAAACACATTGGTCAGTTTCCTTTTAAGTCTCAAGAGATCATTGTAATCACTCTATGGAAGTTATTCTGTCAATACTAATTGATGAtggagcattttaaaattataaattgctATATTAtactacggagaaggcaatggcaacccactctagtactcttgcctgggaaatcccatggacggaggagcctggtgggtgcagtccatggggtcgaaaagagtcgggtacgactgggcgacttcactttcacttttcactttcatgcattggagaaggaaatggcaacccactccagtgttcttgcctggagaatcccagggatgggagcctggtgggctgccgtctatggggtcgcacagagtaggacacaaatgacgtgacttagcagcagcagcatattataCTActatgtgaaatttttaaaaattaaaaaaaaaacacctggacTTGTTTTCTCCCCCACCTATTAAAGGTGACCATCAGGGTCAGCACTGGTGACTTGTGCTGGGACAGTGATACTGTTTTCTCTTAGTCCCTGTGCTCCCCACAGTAGAGAAAATCCAGCAGCTTTGACTCCCACCTGCTGGCTGAGATGATCAACATTAGTCATGGCCTCAGGAACAGCAACATGGACTGAGAATTAAGACAGTGTAGACATTTCTATGTCCAGTAAAGTAGGACAACAATGACTATTCCATCCTTCCTACAAGTAATGCTTCTCAAACAAGCTAAATTCTATAATTCTTAGACTGCAATATTAACAAAATTTGAGAGCAAAAGCACTTCTTACATGTTGCCAGTCAACAAAGCATCTCTCTCATCTTTTAGCCTAACCTTAGCTCAGATCCCATACTACAGTGaacccttcacacacacacacacacacacacacacacacacaaattacatTAAGATACATAaattttcagggacttccctggtgatccagtggatggCTCAACACTCCcaaatgcaggggtcacaggttccaTCCACGGTGGGACAACTGAAATCTTGCTTGCAGCCcaagtgctgcaatgaagacccagtgcagccaaaaataataatgataaataaataaaattagctacatatataat of Cervus canadensis isolate Bull #8, Minnesota chromosome 28, ASM1932006v1, whole genome shotgun sequence contains these proteins:
- the LOC122429363 gene encoding boLa class II histocompatibility antigen, DQB*0101 beta chain-like isoform X1, giving the protein MSGMVALRIPRGLWTAAVMVTLVMLSTPGTEGGDSPQDFVHQFKGLCYFTNGTERVRLVTRYIYNQEEFVRFDSDVNEYRAVTPLGRPYAESLNSQKDILEQTRAAVDTVCRHNYQGEAPFTWQRQVEPIVTISPSRTEALNHHNLLVCSVTDFYPSKIKVRWFRNDQEETARVVATPVIRNGDWTFQILVMLEMTPQRGDVYTCRVEHPSLQSPVSVDWRAQSESAQSKMLSGVGGFVLGLIFLGLGLIVHHRSQKGLMR
- the LOC122429363 gene encoding boLa class II histocompatibility antigen, DQB*0101 beta chain-like isoform X2 gives rise to the protein MSGMVALRIPRGLWTAAVMVTLVMLSTPGTEGGDSPQDFVHQFKGLCYFTNGTERVRLVTRYIYNQEEFVRFDSDVNEYRAVTPLGRPYAESLNSQKDILEQTRAAVDTVCRHNYQGEAPFTWQRQVEPIVTISPSRTEALNHHNLLVCSVTDFYPSKIKVRWFRNDQEETARVVATPVIRNGDWTFQILVMLEMTPQRGDVYTCRVEHPSLQSPVSVDWRAQSESAQSKMLSGVGGFVLGLIFLGLGLIVHHRSQKGLVH